The following coding sequences are from one Streptomyces sp. V3I7 window:
- a CDS encoding polymorphic toxin-type HINT domain-containing protein encodes MVADTLYDGAGRVVKVNDTYYTSGAPSSTLFEPLNADLDAQTVTEYDGAGRTTATVFKVQGTEKYRTTYSYGGDRVTTTPPNGGTKTTVVSDARDRTTTQIEYPSGGSAVTTSYGYNRDGLLTKVTDDKGNNWTYTYDQMGRKKTAVDPDTGSSSYTYDVMDRQTSATINGDKTSTVYDELGRAVSTWDGEANTGTKLSLTKYDTVAKGELYGVYTYKSGAVYSSVTYPVLDPDNDFKPTSTKYFLSKTAEPELGGTYEFTTQYNRDGSLQGTGLPAAGGLSAEALTYVYDNLQRPVGLNTSLGSGKYVSNASYSPTSDLEQLELYTGDSAAKKTWVTNSFEAGTHRLTNSRVDVEGASSVAYDANYTYDDSGNILSIADTPTGGTKDVQCFDYDGLRRLKQTWTSSVSSNDASGTGSTDAACTAGASSTTVGGVSPYWTEYGYDSLGDRTSEVRHGLNGAGTATRTYAYGKGSGPNGTDSGPHTVSSVTQTTEAAGGNPAVTSQDTYTYDASGHTKTRVLGGDTQSLTWDKQGELTTVTNADSSVTSYKYDASGARILRDTPSEKTFYLPGMELHLNKSTSAVTATRYYTFSGTTVAMREADGVHFLVSDHQGTAELSVDGKTGATIRRRTDPFGNARDTSNWVNDKGFVGGTIEKSTGLTTLGAREYDSDTGRFISADPIVDYTDPQQINGYAYANNSPVTNNDASGLRLANCVGGWNECGPGPSTHRGAWTDNVDGTPMSSSSSSRSGGGTTDTPATRQAAEAHAKEDAAKQRAIAIAKELGKIVADELGITDALDCFTTGALASCGATAVNVVSSFIGGGPLTKLTLKYWNKIDKGIALGKRIVGLGKKLWATFQDWRKSSKAAEAAEKACNSFTPDTRVLMADGKAKKIEDVEIGDEVLATDPETGDTKTETVTAEIKGNGVKHLVKVAVDVDGKKGSKTASVTATDGHPFWVAELGEWIKATDLHSGEWLRTSAGAYVQITAVKRWTVLRATVHNLTVSDLHTYYVLAGATPVLVHNSGGAACKGPIPDKIPHDYYDQLAMQGAKAPGAGTVIMRNLGDTPRLEANYGPGEWVKMQSTLDDASGKAIRTVHWFRNLDNEMNVEYKFKLDYPQMESNVR; translated from the coding sequence ATGGTCGCCGACACGCTCTACGACGGTGCCGGCAGGGTGGTGAAGGTCAACGACACCTACTACACCTCTGGCGCCCCGTCCTCCACGCTCTTCGAGCCGCTCAACGCCGACCTCGACGCACAGACGGTCACGGAGTACGACGGCGCGGGCCGCACCACCGCCACGGTCTTCAAGGTCCAGGGCACGGAGAAGTACCGAACCACGTACAGCTACGGCGGCGACCGGGTCACGACCACTCCGCCGAACGGCGGCACGAAGACAACGGTCGTGTCAGATGCCCGGGACCGTACGACGACCCAGATCGAATACCCGTCGGGCGGCAGCGCGGTCACCACGTCGTACGGCTACAACCGCGACGGTCTGCTGACGAAGGTGACGGACGACAAGGGGAACAACTGGACGTACACATACGACCAGATGGGCCGCAAGAAGACTGCGGTCGACCCCGACACCGGTTCGTCCTCGTACACATACGACGTCATGGACCGCCAGACCTCGGCCACCATCAACGGCGACAAGACGTCGACGGTGTACGACGAGCTGGGCCGCGCGGTCTCCACCTGGGACGGGGAGGCGAACACCGGCACCAAGCTCTCGCTGACCAAGTACGACACGGTCGCCAAGGGCGAGCTCTACGGTGTCTACACGTACAAGTCCGGCGCGGTGTACTCGTCGGTGACCTATCCGGTCCTCGACCCGGACAACGACTTCAAGCCGACGTCGACGAAGTACTTCCTGTCCAAGACGGCCGAGCCGGAGCTGGGCGGAACGTACGAGTTCACCACGCAGTACAACCGCGACGGGTCGCTCCAGGGAACGGGACTGCCGGCGGCGGGCGGTCTGTCGGCCGAGGCGTTGACCTACGTCTACGACAACCTTCAACGTCCGGTCGGTCTCAACACGTCGCTCGGCAGCGGCAAGTACGTGTCGAACGCGTCGTACTCGCCGACGTCCGACCTGGAACAGCTGGAGCTGTACACCGGCGACTCCGCCGCCAAGAAGACGTGGGTGACCAACAGCTTCGAAGCGGGCACGCACCGTCTGACCAACTCGCGGGTCGACGTGGAGGGCGCCTCGAGCGTCGCCTACGACGCGAACTACACCTACGACGACTCCGGCAACATCCTGTCCATCGCGGACACGCCGACCGGCGGCACGAAGGACGTGCAGTGCTTCGACTACGACGGCCTGCGCCGTCTGAAGCAGACGTGGACGTCGTCGGTGTCGTCCAACGACGCGTCGGGCACGGGCAGCACGGACGCGGCCTGCACCGCGGGGGCGTCGTCCACGACGGTGGGCGGTGTGTCCCCGTACTGGACGGAGTACGGCTACGACTCCCTCGGCGACCGCACGAGCGAGGTGCGGCACGGCCTGAACGGGGCGGGCACCGCGACCCGCACGTACGCGTACGGCAAGGGGTCCGGCCCCAACGGCACGGACTCCGGCCCGCACACGGTCTCCTCGGTCACGCAGACGACCGAGGCGGCGGGCGGCAATCCGGCCGTCACTTCTCAGGACACGTACACCTACGACGCGTCCGGCCACACCAAGACGCGCGTCCTGGGCGGTGACACCCAGTCGTTGACCTGGGACAAGCAGGGCGAGCTGACCACGGTCACGAACGCCGACAGTTCGGTGACGTCGTACAAGTACGACGCTTCCGGCGCACGGATTCTCCGGGACACCCCGAGCGAGAAGACGTTCTACCTGCCGGGCATGGAACTGCACCTGAACAAGTCCACGTCCGCGGTGACGGCCACGCGCTACTACACCTTCAGTGGCACGACGGTCGCGATGCGGGAGGCGGACGGGGTCCACTTCCTCGTCTCGGACCACCAGGGCACGGCCGAACTGTCCGTCGACGGAAAGACGGGCGCGACGATCCGTCGCCGTACCGACCCGTTCGGCAATGCCCGCGACACCTCTAACTGGGTGAACGACAAGGGCTTCGTGGGCGGCACGATCGAGAAGTCCACGGGCCTGACGACGCTGGGGGCACGGGAGTACGACTCCGACACCGGCCGCTTCATCTCGGCGGACCCGATCGTCGACTACACCGACCCGCAGCAGATCAACGGCTACGCGTACGCCAACAACAGCCCGGTCACGAACAACGACGCGTCGGGTCTGCGCCTGGCGAACTGCGTGGGCGGCTGGAACGAGTGCGGACCGGGCCCGTCGACGCACCGCGGTGCCTGGACCGACAACGTCGACGGCACCCCCATGAGCAGCAGCTCGAGCAGCCGTTCGGGCGGCGGCACCACGGACACGCCGGCCACGCGGCAGGCGGCCGAGGCTCACGCCAAGGAAGACGCGGCCAAGCAGCGAGCCATCGCGATCGCCAAGGAACTCGGCAAGATCGTCGCCGACGAACTGGGCATCACGGACGCGCTGGACTGCTTCACCACCGGCGCCCTCGCCTCGTGCGGTGCGACTGCGGTCAACGTGGTTTCGTCCTTCATCGGCGGCGGTCCGCTCACCAAGCTGACCCTGAAGTACTGGAACAAGATCGACAAGGGCATTGCCCTGGGCAAGCGGATTGTCGGGCTTGGCAAGAAGCTGTGGGCGACCTTCCAGGACTGGAGGAAGAGCAGTAAGGCGGCGGAGGCTGCCGAGAAGGCGTGTAACAGCTTCACGCCCGATACCCGGGTGCTGATGGCTGACGGCAAGGCCAAGAAGATCGAAGACGTCGAAATCGGCGACGAGGTCCTCGCCACCGACCCGGAAACCGGCGACACCAAGACGGAGACAGTCACTGCCGAGATCAAGGGCAACGGAGTCAAGCACCTTGTCAAGGTGGCGGTCGACGTCGATGGCAAGAAGGGTTCCAAGACGGCTTCGGTCACCGCGACCGACGGCCACCCCTTCTGGGTCGCCGAGCTCGGTGAGTGGATCAAGGCAACCGATCTGCACAGCGGCGAGTGGCTGCGCACCAGTGCCGGAGCGTACGTCCAGATCACTGCGGTAAAGCGGTGGACGGTTCTGCGGGCCACGGTCCACAACCTCACGGTCTCGGATCTTCACACGTACTATGTGCTTGCGGGGGCTACGCCGGTCCTGGTTCATAATTCTGGAGGCGCGGCATGTAAGGGTCCGATCCCCGATAAGATTCCGCATGATTACTACGATCAGCTCGCTATGCAGGGAGCGAAGGCTCCCGGCGCGGGAACCGTGATCATGAGGAATCTTGGCGACACTCCGAGGCTTGAGGCAAACTACGGTCCGGGCGAGTGGGTAAAGATGCAGTCGACCTTGGATGACGCCAGCGGAAAAGCCATCCGAACCGTTCACTGGTTCAGGAATCTCGACAATGAGATGAACGTCGAGTACAAGTTCAAGCTCGACTATCCCCAGATGGAGTCAAACGTAAGATGA
- a CDS encoding LamG-like jellyroll fold domain-containing protein, with the protein MTDDGVSLTANAAQAKAEKSGDPVEILSLRDERSTTVANPDGTFTTTEYVQPVRTRIDGKWTNIDTTLVKRKNGTYAPKAALSAMAFSGGGDSTFAEIDKDGHAVSLDWPGKLPKPKIDGSTATYANVLPGVDLKVTASAEGFSHVLVVKNAKAAANPRLEKLQLPVDTSSVKLKETGSGGLTATDNGAGGTIFEAPQPVMWDSSRAAADAPAAEVSTQTPPEGAQVADVGVDVTSGTMTLTPDTGLLTDADTVYPVYIDPVFKTANSTGWTMVSSYYSNSEFWKFGDDEGVGLCPSNVSYRCSSSSDVKRQFFAIPTGTFEGKDIVNAQFAVTQVFTYSSSAREVQLARVNSTGASAISSSTNWSNQPSSKETIATKSPTETAGSCTSTNQNVRFGVTSTVQKAADNGWDTTTFRLKAGSESDPSYWKRFCGNAHLEVTYNRPPLEPAQDDLNMTPGDTCEYGKATDHYVTDPPVLSAVIKDYDHNDIGSNSESLQAHFHVWWTSGSTVVDHYATTGPTSTIGTGQTGQATFKWTVGTDINGDNQPAFTIPQNTTIAWEVQGFDQQSYGAWSTTGNQTRCEFIYDTTKPKSAVVTSAAYPADDIWHTGVGDYGDFTMDSPSTDVTSYSYYFTGPHADNTKKTVTPASTGGPATVRWMPPSEGSYSLHVTAIDGAGNPQKTPTAYVFLVSDGRAPVAGWTLGDASGSTKASGSIGTPDATAGSGIAFGAGGPLGSTDTAASFDGTANAYLDAGAPVIDTGKTFSVSAWVMTPTLPTENVTVVSQDGTAQPGFELGYDAGVQSWVFRIPVSDMETLGTWTVSGATAVAGSWTHLIGVYDTELGKMMLYVNGVLVADDVQARHTTWNATGALQIGRRIGLNGYSNFLKGSVADVKIHDRVIPPTEGQELGGITPHQLAYWQLDGAMSGVSPETNGGTGLTLGGGASIYVPDESCDPEADPDCVPPAEPVWGDGHLVLNGTNAYATRGVAGPLTAQDSFTLTARARLAAANPTADETVLSLKGTNGSAIKIKYVAASARWQLVVTDADKGTPVTTTLLDNADPPSSTGDGDHLALVYNAVFGDVLLYVNGTAVADAAWDNTWDFSTTSLQVGRTLTGTTASEYFSGAVDEVRMYQGPLDASLVATVAVLPGGASIDESSA; encoded by the coding sequence TTGACGGACGACGGTGTGTCGCTGACCGCCAATGCCGCTCAGGCCAAGGCTGAGAAGTCCGGCGACCCGGTCGAGATCCTCAGCCTGCGCGACGAGCGCAGCACCACCGTAGCCAACCCCGACGGCACCTTCACAACCACCGAGTACGTCCAGCCCGTCCGCACGCGCATCGATGGCAAGTGGACGAACATCGACACCACGCTCGTCAAGCGGAAGAACGGGACGTACGCGCCGAAGGCGGCACTGTCCGCCATGGCGTTCTCCGGCGGCGGTGACTCGACGTTCGCGGAGATCGACAAGGACGGGCATGCGGTCTCCCTCGACTGGCCGGGCAAGCTGCCCAAGCCGAAGATCGACGGCTCGACCGCCACGTACGCGAACGTCCTGCCCGGCGTCGACCTCAAGGTCACCGCGAGCGCCGAGGGCTTCTCGCATGTGCTGGTCGTCAAGAACGCCAAGGCAGCCGCCAACCCCCGGCTGGAGAAACTGCAGCTTCCGGTCGACACGTCGTCGGTCAAGCTGAAGGAGACCGGGAGCGGTGGACTCACCGCCACCGACAACGGAGCCGGCGGCACCATCTTCGAGGCGCCGCAGCCGGTGATGTGGGACTCCAGCCGCGCGGCGGCGGACGCACCCGCCGCCGAGGTGAGCACCCAGACGCCCCCCGAGGGCGCGCAGGTCGCCGACGTGGGCGTGGACGTCACCTCGGGCACGATGACGCTCACCCCCGACACAGGCCTGCTCACCGACGCGGACACGGTCTACCCGGTCTACATCGACCCCGTGTTCAAGACCGCCAACAGCACTGGCTGGACCATGGTGTCCTCGTACTACTCGAACTCCGAGTTCTGGAAGTTCGGCGACGACGAAGGCGTGGGCCTGTGCCCGTCCAACGTGTCGTACCGCTGCTCCAGCTCCAGTGACGTCAAGCGGCAGTTCTTCGCGATCCCTACGGGCACCTTCGAGGGCAAGGACATCGTCAACGCCCAGTTCGCGGTGACCCAGGTGTTCACCTACAGCTCCTCCGCGCGCGAGGTGCAGCTCGCCCGGGTCAACAGCACGGGTGCCAGCGCGATCAGCTCGTCCACGAACTGGTCGAACCAGCCCTCCTCCAAGGAGACGATTGCCACCAAGTCTCCGACAGAGACGGCGGGTTCGTGCACGTCGACCAACCAGAACGTGCGCTTCGGGGTGACGAGCACCGTGCAGAAGGCAGCCGACAACGGCTGGGACACCACCACCTTCCGCCTCAAGGCGGGCAGTGAGTCCGACCCGTCGTACTGGAAGCGCTTCTGCGGCAACGCACACCTCGAGGTGACGTACAACCGGCCGCCCCTGGAGCCGGCCCAGGACGACCTGAACATGACCCCGGGCGACACCTGCGAGTACGGCAAGGCGACCGACCACTACGTCACCGACCCGCCGGTCCTGTCCGCCGTGATCAAGGACTACGACCACAACGACATCGGCTCCAACTCCGAGTCGCTGCAGGCGCACTTCCATGTCTGGTGGACCAGTGGCTCCACCGTGGTCGACCACTATGCGACGACGGGCCCGACGTCCACGATCGGTACGGGCCAGACGGGCCAGGCCACGTTCAAATGGACCGTTGGCACCGACATCAACGGCGACAACCAGCCCGCCTTCACCATCCCGCAGAACACCACCATCGCCTGGGAGGTACAGGGCTTCGACCAGCAGTCCTACGGCGCCTGGTCCACCACCGGCAACCAGACCCGCTGCGAGTTCATCTACGACACCACCAAGCCCAAGTCCGCCGTGGTCACCTCGGCCGCCTACCCGGCCGACGACATCTGGCACACGGGCGTCGGCGACTACGGCGACTTCACCATGGACTCGCCGTCCACCGATGTGACGTCGTACTCGTACTACTTCACCGGTCCGCATGCCGACAACACGAAGAAGACGGTGACCCCCGCGTCCACCGGCGGACCGGCGACGGTGCGCTGGATGCCCCCGAGCGAGGGCTCGTACTCCCTGCATGTCACCGCGATCGACGGCGCGGGCAACCCGCAGAAGACGCCGACCGCGTATGTCTTCTTGGTCAGCGACGGCCGCGCCCCGGTGGCCGGCTGGACCCTCGGTGACGCCTCGGGGTCCACGAAGGCGAGCGGCAGCATAGGCACGCCCGACGCCACCGCCGGTTCCGGTATAGCCTTCGGCGCCGGAGGGCCGCTCGGCTCGACCGACACTGCGGCCTCCTTCGACGGCACCGCGAACGCATATCTCGATGCCGGAGCACCGGTCATCGACACCGGCAAGACCTTCTCTGTGAGCGCCTGGGTGATGACGCCCACGCTGCCTACCGAGAACGTGACGGTCGTCAGCCAGGATGGCACCGCACAGCCCGGTTTCGAACTCGGCTACGACGCGGGCGTCCAGTCCTGGGTCTTCCGCATCCCCGTCAGCGACATGGAGACGTTGGGGACCTGGACGGTCTCCGGCGCCACTGCCGTGGCCGGCAGTTGGACCCATCTCATCGGCGTCTACGACACCGAGCTCGGCAAGATGATGCTGTACGTCAACGGTGTCCTCGTCGCCGACGATGTTCAGGCGCGGCACACCACGTGGAATGCCACTGGGGCCCTGCAGATCGGTCGCAGGATCGGTCTCAACGGCTACAGCAACTTCCTCAAGGGCAGCGTCGCCGACGTGAAGATCCACGACCGTGTCATCCCGCCCACCGAGGGCCAGGAGCTCGGCGGCATCACGCCCCACCAGCTCGCGTACTGGCAGCTGGACGGGGCCATGAGCGGTGTGTCTCCGGAGACGAACGGGGGAACCGGACTCACGCTCGGCGGCGGAGCCTCCATCTACGTGCCGGACGAGTCCTGCGACCCCGAGGCCGACCCGGACTGCGTGCCGCCGGCCGAGCCGGTCTGGGGTGACGGGCACTTGGTGCTGAACGGCACCAACGCCTACGCCACCCGTGGGGTCGCCGGCCCGCTCACGGCCCAGGACAGCTTCACCCTGACCGCCCGCGCCCGGCTCGCTGCGGCGAACCCGACGGCGGACGAGACGGTGCTGTCACTGAAGGGTACGAACGGCAGCGCGATCAAGATCAAGTACGTAGCCGCCAGTGCCCGTTGGCAGCTCGTTGTGACCGACGCGGACAAGGGGACCCCGGTGACCACCACCCTTCTCGACAACGCCGATCCGCCGAGCTCGACGGGCGATGGCGATCACCTCGCGCTGGTCTACAACGCGGTCTTCGGCGATGTGCTGCTCTACGTCAACGGCACCGCGGTGGCCGACGCGGCCTGGGACAACACCTGGGACTTCAGTACGACGAGCCTTCAGGTCGGCCGCACGCTGACCGGGACGACGGCAAGCGAGTACTTCTCCGGCGCCGTCGACGAGGTACGCATGTATCAGGGGCCGTTGGACGCCTCGCTGGTGGCGACCGTAGCGGTGTTGCCGGGCGGCGCGAGCATCGACGAGTCCTCGGCATAA
- a CDS encoding succinic semialdehyde dehydrogenase, protein MTDSKAPETTGTDTAEQSGGTGTNPLAPAPAGARTAADVVTPELVAQLTKGVVGSGRTANHTPLTGEKLADLPESTPEDVAKAFEAARAAQAVWERTPVRQRAAVLLRFHDLMLERQAEVLDLIQLETGKARLHAHEEVQAVAMAARHYGVKAPAYLRPKRHVGAMPTLTKVTELRHPRGVVGQIAPWNYPLELSVGDAIPAFAAGNAVVMKPDTETCLTALWARDLLIEAGLPADVFQVVLGEGPVVGPEIVRHADYVSFTGSTRVGREVAQAASARLVGVSLELGGKNAMLVLEDADIEKAAAGAVRACFSSAGQLCISIERLYVHESIADTFLERFAARTKAMRLGTSLAYGADMGSLVGERQLETVKRHVEDAVAKGATVVAGGVARPDIGPYFFEPTILDGVEAPMTVCEEETFGPVVSIYRFTSVDEAIEAANSTAYGLNSSVWTKNARRAREVAARLRTGTVNVNEGYAPAYGSVQSPMGGMKDSGLGRRHGSEGILKYTEAQTVAHQRLLPMAPSLGLDDEKYAALMSRSLRLMKAFRLR, encoded by the coding sequence ATGACGGACTCGAAGGCCCCGGAGACGACCGGTACCGACACCGCCGAGCAGAGCGGCGGCACTGGTACCAACCCCCTCGCCCCCGCCCCCGCGGGCGCCCGAACCGCCGCCGACGTGGTCACCCCGGAGTTGGTCGCACAGCTCACCAAGGGTGTCGTCGGCTCCGGTCGTACCGCCAACCACACGCCGCTGACCGGCGAGAAGCTGGCCGACCTGCCCGAGTCCACGCCCGAGGACGTGGCCAAGGCCTTCGAAGCCGCCCGCGCCGCCCAGGCCGTCTGGGAGCGCACGCCGGTCCGGCAGCGCGCCGCCGTGCTGCTGCGTTTCCACGACCTGATGCTGGAGCGCCAGGCCGAGGTCCTCGACCTCATCCAGCTGGAGACGGGCAAGGCCCGCCTGCACGCCCACGAAGAGGTCCAGGCCGTCGCCATGGCCGCCCGCCACTACGGCGTCAAGGCGCCCGCCTACCTGCGGCCGAAGCGGCACGTCGGGGCCATGCCGACGCTGACCAAGGTCACCGAACTGCGCCACCCGCGCGGTGTCGTCGGCCAGATCGCCCCCTGGAACTACCCCCTGGAGCTGTCCGTCGGCGACGCGATCCCCGCCTTCGCCGCGGGCAACGCCGTCGTGATGAAGCCGGACACCGAGACCTGCCTGACCGCCCTGTGGGCGCGCGACCTGCTCATCGAGGCCGGACTGCCCGCCGACGTCTTCCAGGTCGTGCTCGGCGAGGGCCCGGTCGTCGGCCCGGAGATCGTCCGGCACGCCGACTACGTCTCGTTCACCGGCTCCACCCGCGTCGGCCGCGAGGTCGCCCAGGCCGCCAGTGCGCGGCTCGTCGGCGTCTCCCTCGAACTCGGCGGCAAGAACGCCATGCTGGTCCTGGAGGACGCCGACATCGAGAAGGCCGCCGCGGGCGCCGTCCGCGCCTGCTTCTCCTCCGCGGGCCAACTCTGCATCTCCATCGAGCGGTTGTACGTCCACGAGTCGATCGCCGACACGTTCCTCGAACGCTTCGCCGCCCGCACGAAGGCCATGCGGCTCGGCACCTCCCTCGCCTACGGCGCCGACATGGGCTCGCTGGTCGGCGAGCGGCAGCTGGAGACCGTCAAGCGGCACGTGGAGGACGCCGTGGCCAAGGGCGCCACGGTCGTCGCCGGCGGTGTGGCGCGCCCCGACATCGGTCCGTACTTCTTCGAGCCCACGATCCTCGACGGCGTCGAGGCCCCGATGACCGTGTGCGAGGAGGAGACCTTCGGCCCCGTCGTCTCCATCTACCGCTTCACCAGCGTCGACGAAGCGATCGAGGCCGCCAACTCCACGGCGTACGGCCTGAACTCCTCCGTCTGGACGAAAAACGCCCGCCGGGCCCGCGAGGTCGCCGCCCGGCTGCGCACCGGCACCGTCAACGTCAACGAGGGCTACGCCCCCGCCTACGGCAGCGTCCAGTCACCCATGGGCGGCATGAAGGACTCCGGCCTCGGCCGCCGGCACGGCTCCGAGGGCATCCTCAAGTACACCGAGGCCCAGACGGTCGCCCATCAGCGTCTGCTGCCGATGGCTCCGTCCCTCGGTCTCGACGACGAGAAGTACGCCGCGCTGATGAGCCGCAGCCTCCGGCTCATGAAGGCGTTCCGCCTCCGCTAG
- a CDS encoding alpha/beta hydrolase, with the protein MASLLSWEAPGSAAAERNESTYSYGSHARQTLTAYWHGSATPQAGIVVVHGGYWYDDTGWATWSRYFADAGYAVFSIDYRLDFDAAWPAQRDDAISAIDWVKARATSFDLDPDRLVMVGSSAGGQIATSVATYGSGADRIKGVVGLSPVASPYRAWNDGNDGAATPQELKVRDNATILARCFPDPADTDTSLHPSCWDTWKDMVVKNRASGANDAPMYLIHSEGDFIPVQHSLDLEEAEEVAHDMPADGVTVETVAGSSAHGGALLDAPGMPDKVLAWVAAHV; encoded by the coding sequence GTGGCGAGCCTGCTGTCCTGGGAAGCCCCGGGAAGCGCAGCAGCCGAACGCAACGAGTCCACGTACTCCTACGGCTCCCACGCCCGGCAGACACTCACCGCCTACTGGCACGGTTCGGCCACCCCTCAGGCCGGGATCGTCGTCGTGCACGGCGGCTACTGGTACGACGACACCGGCTGGGCCACGTGGTCCCGCTACTTCGCCGACGCCGGCTACGCCGTCTTCTCCATCGACTACCGGCTTGACTTCGATGCCGCCTGGCCCGCCCAGCGCGATGACGCGATCTCAGCCATCGACTGGGTCAAGGCGAGGGCGACGTCGTTCGATCTCGATCCTGACCGTCTGGTGATGGTCGGCTCGTCGGCCGGCGGTCAGATCGCAACGTCGGTCGCCACATACGGGTCCGGGGCCGACCGCATCAAGGGTGTCGTCGGACTCTCGCCCGTGGCCTCCCCCTACCGGGCCTGGAACGACGGCAACGACGGTGCCGCCACGCCGCAGGAGCTCAAGGTCCGCGACAACGCGACGATCCTGGCCCGCTGCTTCCCCGACCCGGCCGACACCGACACGTCCCTGCACCCCAGCTGCTGGGATACCTGGAAGGACATGGTCGTCAAGAACCGCGCGTCCGGCGCAAACGACGCCCCCATGTATCTGATCCATTCCGAGGGTGACTTCATTCCCGTGCAGCACTCCCTCGACCTGGAGGAAGCCGAGGAGGTCGCACACGACATGCCCGCGGACGGCGTCACGGTCGAGACCGTGGCCGGAAGCAGCGCCCACGGGGGCGCTCTGCTGGACGCCCCCGGGATGCCGGACAAGGTCCTGGCCTGGGTCGCGGCCCACGTCTGA
- a CDS encoding serine/threonine-protein kinase — protein MSGEGEQSTGRCLLDGRYRLIERLGAGGAVWRARDEVAGLEVAAKQPLLPADSDPDGEECQRAAHRLYHEARAAARVAHPAAVATHDVFLEDGLLWIVMEWVEGESLLAVLRRGPLAPAEAARIGLAVLGALRAAHAVGIVHRDVKPANVLVESGTGRVVLTDFGIGHGGSPGFLSPEQLSGPGAGPASDLWSLGALLHAAVEGRPPFRRTAAESTPAGPAACEHAGPLAPLLLRLLAPEPDARPAAEEVAAALEEVADRVVPGTPLRAHRLRLTLRKNDREWRVRHNALISAFVASDHWQCVCST, from the coding sequence ATGAGTGGCGAGGGTGAACAGTCGACCGGCAGGTGCCTGCTCGACGGGCGCTACCGTCTGATCGAGCGTCTCGGGGCCGGCGGGGCTGTGTGGCGCGCCCGCGATGAAGTCGCCGGGCTCGAAGTCGCCGCCAAGCAGCCGCTGTTGCCAGCGGATTCGGATCCCGACGGTGAGGAGTGCCAACGGGCTGCCCACCGGCTCTACCACGAGGCCCGCGCCGCCGCCCGCGTTGCCCATCCCGCTGCCGTGGCCACTCATGACGTATTCCTCGAAGACGGACTCCTCTGGATCGTCATGGAGTGGGTCGAAGGCGAGTCGCTGCTCGCCGTGCTCCGGCGCGGCCCCCTGGCGCCGGCCGAGGCCGCCCGGATCGGGCTCGCCGTCCTCGGGGCCCTGCGGGCCGCGCACGCCGTCGGCATCGTGCACCGGGACGTGAAGCCCGCCAACGTCCTCGTCGAGTCGGGCACCGGCCGGGTCGTCCTCACCGACTTCGGCATCGGGCACGGCGGCTCGCCCGGCTTCCTCTCGCCCGAGCAGCTGTCGGGACCGGGCGCCGGTCCCGCCTCCGACCTGTGGTCGCTGGGTGCGCTGCTCCACGCGGCCGTCGAGGGCCGGCCGCCCTTCCGGCGTACCGCTGCGGAGTCCACTCCCGCGGGCCCCGCCGCCTGTGAGCACGCCGGTCCGCTCGCGCCGCTGCTGCTGCGGCTGCTCGCGCCGGAACCGGACGCGCGGCCGGCCGCCGAGGAGGTGGCGGCGGCGCTGGAGGAGGTGGCGGACCGCGTCGTACCGGGCACCCCCCTCCGCGCTCACCGTCTCCGGCTGACGTTACGAAAAAATGATCGGGAGTGGCGGGTGCGGCACAACGCCCTGATCAGCGCATTCGTTGCCAGCGATCACTGGCAGTGTGTGTGCAGTACGTGA